The DNA sequence ATGATCAACATGGAGTAGAGTGATGATACTTTCGTCCGATACTGCACACTACCTGCAGGGCTAAGATTTATTCGCGCAATCATATCGTTCCTGTCTTAGACATGGAATGGAGTTTACAGACTGACGAACATGAGAATTTAATTTTACAGACTGACGAACTGACCTTAAGACTTTCTATTATGTAATTATCGTTCAACTTTATGTGATTCTTCCAGAATTCAATTGGGATATTTCAGACCCATAACTTGCTCATCCCACACACATCAATAACGATGACTCTTCTTCTCTCGACTGGCCGAAGCTTTCACGGAGGTGAAAAAGTTAGATCTGTCATATCCGATCAAAAAGGCTGGCGTAGGCATCAGGAAGAATGAGTCCATTCAACGGCTTCCTCCACCTTTCGTGGTGGTAAAAGGTTGGAGACGCAGTCAATTTTCCTTCCCTTTTCTTTGGATTCTGTCTTAGGTAAAGATCTTCTTCGAGAGGCAGAGCTGCCTTCCCCAGCTGGACCAGCTCAAAAGCTGCATCATATCTGAACTACACCTTGCACAAGCAGCCCCCAGTTGGTCCTGCAATTAATGGAAGCCTTAAAGGAAAGTGAAAGGAGCCATGCATTCGGaggtcccttcttcttcttcttcttctacctctTCCCCTTCCCTTCACTGCAATCTATCTGCTCGTATCATATGTGATGTTTCATGTGAGTTGGAGctcgaaaagaaaaagaaaagcgtGCCCAGATCGAGTCAATTGGATCTTCAGTTGTCCAAGACACTGTTCATCTGCAGCAACTTCGGTCAATGCTCAACTTTACATGTGATTCTTCTCAGGCTACTGAGACTGCGAAGTCTCTTACCAAATCCTGACCACTTCAAACACTGTCATTTTGACTTTCATTTTGTGGTGTCGTCAGTCAATAGTCCATTACGATATACGTTTTTGACTGACGAATATTGGATTCGAGctcatataataaattattattattttatcagaTAAATTACGTTTTTATTTTACTTAAATGATAATTTTGCATTATCCGACATGTCCTCAAACCTCGTTCGTCCGATCTCGATCGGACGCCTCCTGTCCCAACGCTAACCCTCCCTCCCGATCTCCAAATCCCCCGATTCCACCCACCCCCATTACACCTCGATAAGCAAACGTCGACGTGGGTCCCGCACAACGAACCCGACCCCGCGGTCCAGTACCCAAAGTAGCGGCCCGTTCCTTCCCGGGTCCCACGTGGGACCCTCCGGTATCATAAATAAAAGGGCCGGTAGTTGAGACGGGCAACCGGCGCGGGTAAATGTTTGCTCTCGCCGGTCGAACCCTGAATTAAGCGACCGCAGGAGACATGGCCCCGCACATCTACCACCGCTGTCGCTGCGTGACTTAGTCGTACCGCACGAGGTGGCGTCTTTTGGGTCATGGACTCCCAGTGGAGAACCTCGTGGGTGCGGGCTCGAGTGTCTCAAACTAATCCCCCCACCGACGACGCAAGCCTGTGAATACGAGATCAAGCGGTCGGATCCCCTGCACGGAGAGATCGATCGCGAGCGTGAACATTAAGGCGTGAGTTGGACAGCTGTGGGTGGAATTGGAATATGATTCTTGTGGCTGTCCTCTTAACTCACTCACGCAACCGACCGCACTCGGTATCCCAACACCTCGCTCCTTCCTCTATAAATGGCACCTCTGCCTTTCCGACCTTTCTCTCTTCCCTTCATGTGGCCGTTCTCTGCTCCGCCTCTTCCTCCGCGGTTCCACGCGCTCGCCTCTCTCCGCCGCTTCACCGGTCTTGATTCACACCAAAAGGTACCGATGCGAATTCCGTCACCTTCCCCTGACTTCTTCGTGTTCTGTATTCGTTTCGGATTAGATTCTAGGGCTTTATAGCTTTCTGAACCAGTTCTTGGACCACTCTAGATTTCAGTTCGGAAGCCGTGATCATGTTATTGATGTCAagtactttgtgttcttcttgatGTTTCTGTAGCTCTCGTGATTGGATATTCTATGGCTTCGACGAATCTGTATCTGAAAGAGTCGAGAACTTCGTATTTCCTCGTGATCTGTTTCCTCTTGGTCTTCATCTGATCTCCGTGCCGGTTCGAGTTCTCCGTCGTGCCAAGGTACGGTTGTTCGACCCTTTTGGATTCATGTTGATCGCGTGCGGAGAGGACTGGGGTTATCGAGAAATCTGATGGAGGGGTTTTTGGTCTCTCAGTTCAAATAGTTAGGGCCTTTGATCGAGGATGCCGTGCGTGAAGCCAGATCCGGCGGATAAAGATGCGGAGCCATTCGTCGAGATCGATCCCACGgggcggtacgggcggtacgacgATCTCTTGGGCGCCGGCGCCGTGAAGCGGGTGTACCGGGGGTTCGACCAGGAGGAGGGGATCGAGGTGGCGTGGAACCAGGTCCGGCTGAGGAGCTTCAGCGACGACCGGCCGATGCTTGACCGGCTGTTCGCAGAGGTGCGGCTGCTGAAGACGCTGCGGCACGAGAACATCATCGCGCTCTACAACGTGTGGACGGACGACGATGGCAGCACGCTCAATTTCATCACCGAGGTCTGCACCTCCGGCAACCTCCGGGTGTACCGGAAGCGGCACCGCCACGTCTCGCTCAAGGCCCTGAAGAAGTGGTCTCGCCAGATACTGATGGGCCTCGAGTACCTCCACACCCACGATCCCTGCATCATCCACCGCGACCTCAACTGCTCCAACGTCTTCATCAATGGCAACATCGGCCAGGTACGGCGTCAAAGGCCAGCCCTTTGCTCGTAGCAAATGAGAACCCAACGATTATGTCTCTGGAAACGTTTGGCTGCATCTTTCGTTTGAGGGGATTTAATGACCTTCGACGCTCTCTTCTAATATCAGAAGGAAGCAGCTTTGCACAAGCACCTTCTTTCTTCCATATTCTGGATCTTTATTTTGGTTATTTTCTTGTTCTCATGAAGGTAAAGATAGGGGATCTGGGGCTAGCAGCGATCGTGGGGAAGAGCCATGCAGCCCACTCGATACTGGGGACACCGGAGTTCATGGCACCGGAGCTATACGAGGAGGAGTACACAGAGCAGGTGGACATATACTCGTTCGGCATGTGCGTGCTGGAGATGGTGACGCTCGAGATCCCCTACAGCGAGTGCGACAGCGTGGCCAAGATCTACCGGAAGGTGACGGCCGGGGTGAGGCCTGCGGCCATGGCCAAGGTCAAGGACCCCGAGGTCAGGGCCTTCATCGAGCGCTGCCTCGCGAGGCCCCGGGCTCGGCCCTCCGCCTCCGAGCTCCTCACGGACCCCTTCTTTCACGGCATCGACGACGATGGCTCTGCACCCCATCCACCTCTGGCTCGGCCTCCTTCTGCGGCCACTGCCACCGATCCCCGCAACAGGGCGCCGGTTCCTGCCTCACCCGACGCCGGCGGTGCCGCAATCTCTCGCCTCCGGATTGACTGAATCGGTAAATGGTCAAGTGTACATCGCAATATATTCTTGGCATCGCACCTCCTTTGTTAGATTTCTGTTAATGTTTCCCAGCCAAATATGATGTTTGGATTTGTAACTTCCATAGACATTTCATCTTTGCTTTCGGTTCGGGCTGTTGTGTTTGAGACCCCGATAACCTCAAAAAGCTGATCTGATCCATAATTATGAGGATGGACTCCACAGTAACTACAGCCAAGAAGATGATGCCAGTGTTTTATTTGTTTGGAATCCCTTTTGCATGGAAGCCATACCATATGGATATCCCGTcatggattattattattttaagtaaaaaaatagtacagaaggaaaagaaaaataaatgcatGACTATTTTTTGAAACACATTTTGCATATAGAACGCATGTAAAACCATCCCATCACCctcaaaattcaagaaaaacaaaaaatagaGTGGCTTAATTTGATGCCATCCGAGTCGTGATCAGCCCGACCCGTTGCTCTCTCCGAGATGAACATTTGCACGTTTCTATCATATACGCTTAGGCCTAAGTTACTTACTATtgaataattttagattttagattttgacgatg is a window from the Musa acuminata AAA Group cultivar baxijiao chromosome BXJ2-1, Cavendish_Baxijiao_AAA, whole genome shotgun sequence genome containing:
- the LOC103990410 gene encoding probable serine/threonine-protein kinase WNK11 gives rise to the protein MPCVKPDPADKDAEPFVEIDPTGRYGRYDDLLGAGAVKRVYRGFDQEEGIEVAWNQVRLRSFSDDRPMLDRLFAEVRLLKTLRHENIIALYNVWTDDDGSTLNFITEVCTSGNLRVYRKRHRHVSLKALKKWSRQILMGLEYLHTHDPCIIHRDLNCSNVFINGNIGQVKIGDLGLAAIVGKSHAAHSILGTPEFMAPELYEEEYTEQVDIYSFGMCVLEMVTLEIPYSECDSVAKIYRKVTAGVRPAAMAKVKDPEVRAFIERCLARPRARPSASELLTDPFFHGIDDDGSAPHPPLARPPSAATATDPRNRAPVPASPDAGGAAISRLRID